The following nucleotide sequence is from Drosophila kikkawai strain 14028-0561.14 chromosome 2L, DkikHiC1v2, whole genome shotgun sequence.
ACATTCCCTGGGAGCTGAAGTGTCCCAAGGTGATTGGTGTCAATCTCACCGGCAAGATCAGCGGCTGGACCTCGCCCAAGGATGTGATCCTGAAGGTAGCCGATATCCTCACTGTCAAGGGAGGCACCGGCGCCATCATCGAGTACCACGGCAAGGGCGTTGACTCCATCTCCTGCACAGGCATGGCCACCATTTGCAACATGGGTGCTGAGATCGGTGCCACCACCTCGCTGTTCCCCTTCAACCAGCGCATGGCCGACTACCTGAAGTCCACCGGACGCGGTGCCATCGCCTCTGAGGCTCAGAAGTACCAGGGCAAGGTCCTGTCCGCCGACAAGAACTGCGAGTACGATGAACTGATTGAGATCAACCTGGATACCCTGGAGCCCCATGTCAACGGACCCTTCACTCCCGATCTGGCCCATCCCATCAGCAAGCTGGGCGACAACTCCAAGAAGAACGGCTATCCCCTGGACATTCGCGTGGGTCTGATTGGCTCCTGCACGAACTCGTCGTACGAGGACATGGGTCGCTGTGCCAGCATCGCCAAGGATGCCATGAGCCACGGCCTGAAGTCGAAGATCCCCTTCAACGTGACCCCCGGATCGGAGCAGATCCGTGCCACCATTGAGCGTGATGGCATCTCGGAGGTGTTTGACAAATTCGGCGGCACTGTGCTGGCCAACGCCTGCGGTCCTTGCATTGGACAGTGGGATCGCCAGGATGTGAAGAAGGGCGACAAAAACACCATTGTCACCTCGTACAATCGTAACTTCACCGGCAGGAACGATGCCAACCCGGCCACCCATTGCTTCGTCACCAGCCCCGAGCTGGTCACCGCCCTGTCCATCGCCGGTCGTTTGGACTTTAACCCCCTGACTGACGAGCTCACCGGCTCCGATGGCAAGAAGTTCAAGCTGAAGGCTCCCTTCGGTGATGAGCTGCCCGCCAAGGGCTTCGATCCCGGCCAGGACACCTATGCCGCTCCCCCCGCAGTGAGTTATCACTTTTTTCTCTTAAGTTTGTATCGTACTTATTTCCTATTTCTTTTCCCCTAGTCTGGTGAAAATGTCAAGGTTGCTGTGGATCCCAAGTCGCAGcgcctgcagctgctggagCCTTTCGACAAGTGGAACGGCCAGGATCTGACCGATCTGACCGTGCTGATCAAGGTGAAGGGCAAGTGCACCACCGATCACATCTCCGCTGCTGGACCCTGGCTGAAGTACCGTGGACATTTGGACAACATCTCCAACAACATGTTCATCGGTGCCACCAACTACGAGAACAATGAGATGAACAACATTAAGAACCAGCGCAATGGCTCCTGGGGTGGTGTTCCCGACGTGGCCCGCGACTACAAGGCCAACGGCATCAAGTGGGTGGCCGTCGGCGACGACAACTACGGCGAGGGCTCGTCCCGCGAGCATGCCGCCCTGGAGCCCCGTCATCTGGGTGGCCGCGCCATCATTGTCAAGTCCTTTGCCCGTATCCACGAGACCAACCTGAAGAAGCAGGGTATGCTGCCTCTGACCTTTGCCAATCCCGCTGACTACGATAAGGTATGTTTTGTAGAGTTTAAAAGAAAGCaaacttatttataaattcaattaattgacAGATCCAACCCACGAGCAAGATCTCCCTGCTCAACCTGAAGTCCCTGGCACCCGGCAAGCCCGTGGAATGCGAGGTGAAGAACGGCGACAAGGTCGAGAAGATCAAGCTGAACCACACCCTCAACGACCTGCAGATTGGCTGGTTCAAGGCTGGCAGCGCCCTTAACCGCATGAAGGAGCTGGCCCAGTAAGCGTGGCTACTTAAGAACCCTCTGTCCCAGCAGAGACCCACACTCACACTCAACGCAAGCAATCGAGTTTATGGTAttgttattcaatttttttgcaaattgttttgatatttttcttttgagTAAACCGAAAAGTGTGACgttcttgttttttcgaaAGTGTAACCGCGAGCGATGGCGAGAATttgtaaaagtttttatatatacctATAATTATACACAcaacattattatttttaattcttgCTATATACTTGTTCTTTGCGAATTTGTCCTGAAAGCTCGGCAGATTGCCTCGACGATGATGATAAAAAGATGATGATTAAAAGCGAATAAAACTCAAAGTGTAATATGTATTTAAACGATTCTTTTATTTACACAAAGACAACCTTAAAGCGGACAATAAGAGCCACATCTCTCAATACATCCCCATGTCCCCCTTTATTTTCACATTGATTATCTTAATTGTATCAATTATAAGATGTAAGCCACTAACAGCGAGTTGATAttataattgtattattatgtAGTGGAAAATAAAGCATAATATCAATTAGCCGGGGAATTGTTTTGGTATCAGGATGGAGAATAATTGATGTCTGctctgtttttttatttttacttatatgCTGGCCTGAACAGGATGCGCTAAAGATGTCCTTAAGACTAGCTACGATTATAAGTTACTTTGCGTAAAAACGCTACTGGGAGTTGTTACACTCTGACGTTATACCCAGTTACTTTACTTCACCTTTGAATGAGTAAAATTGTAATGTCAacggaaattgaaattatttgttaaaattaCTTATATAAATCTGTAATTCACTTATTTTTATGCTAAAATTTCAGTAAaccaaaattacaaaaatagcACAATGAATTACGGAAAGCCTAGCACAACATCTTTAACATTTGTCACAGACTCTGAGGTTAGCGAGACGTCATCAAGTGACAGCGGCGTTTTGTTCAATCCCAGTCGTAGGCTTATGAGAAGTGCTAAAGTAAAACGAAAGTTGATAGCCCTCTATGCCGACCACAGATGCTTGTGGAATGAGTGTCACAAGGACTTTTTCAATTTCGGTCACAAGGCCAACATTTGGGGGGCAATCGCTGCTGAAATGAAAGCCGATTCACCGCCGGATTTCTGGAAGCATCAGATGCACAGGTTGCGCTATAAAGTCGACCTGGAACGTGTCAAAGAGCAGAAGGCCAAGTCTATGGGTGAAGATTTCGAGTCTAAGCTGTTCTATAAGGATCAATTGAATTTCCTGAATCACATATTTTCTCGAGAAAAAGTTGTAAGTTGTAatgattataaattattaacatttcattaatttatttcccttttAATGTAACTCTTTAAATTCCCCAACTAGCAACTGGCCCCCACCTCGGATGTTTCTCTGGAAAAACTTCCTTCGAGGCCTAAGGTAACCATTAAGGAAAAGCCCAAATGTAAAGCTAAATTCTGTGAAAAGATGGCCTCGCTTGATGTTTTGAGGAATCATCATTGCAGCAACTTGATTCTGTCGCATGAATCCTTCAAGAAGATGCAAAAGATTACCAGCGGAGTGGAGAAGGCAAAGCCGAAAACGAAACACGTTTAAATAGCTTTTTCgttttattacatttcttGTATCATCATAAtcgctttgtttttttcctgGTTGCATGCCattctttaaatatagacgttttttttttatataacaattcataattttagcttagaatatttttgtttcgtaCTCTTacaatctttttttttttttgcttatgcCATTTGCCGGTACACACACTCCTCTGCTCCTCTATACAATTTTCAgaattgattttgttttgcaattatttaatatatctgtatctgtatataatatatatataattttttatttatatgtataactAAAAAATGCGTAAAataattgttgtttttcttgttgttggttACGTgtttgggtgtgtgtgtgcacattCCTTTTCACAAAAGGAACAAAACATGAAAATGTACAtaatgtattattataattgttatttttatcgAGGCAAATTGTTTGCCACGGTTTAATTTCGCTTTAATTACACAGACACGATCGATATTACATGAAcctgaatttattttcaatctttTTCATCGCGAAGTGGCACTCTCCTCCCTCCTCTAGTTGTGTATCTCAATTGCTCTCGTTTTACGTGTCTCTTTAGAAGGCAGGAGCAGCTGCGCTTGGCCCCCGAGAAGGCTAGGATCGTTCCATCGATCGGCTCTCGAGCGCCCGCCGCTTAATGGTTGGTTGCTTGATTATTGTTTGTCCCTCGTCTACTGCTATGAAATGGCTGTTGAAAGTTGGTTTGGCTTTAACGCATCATTCCCACTCGGTGGTGCCCGGCGGCTTGGCTGTCAAGTCGTACAGGACCCTCGAGATTCCATCCAGCTTGGATATATCGCGCACAATTTGATTAAGGACCTGTCCAGGGGGAGAGGgaaattaatgaataaaataaacctaTTCAAAGCTCGTGGATACACTCACTTGCAATGGCAGTTGCACGGAGCCGGGCTCAGCGGGTACTCCCGTCATGAAATCATTCGTGATGAATGGACGCAGCACCACAGATCTTCTGCAGGAGGGCGTGCGATTGATGGGATCACGATCAAAGTGCACGGGTATGAGAACGACAGGCATCTGTGAGATTTTTCGATACAGTCCAGCTTGCATGATGATcta
It contains:
- the LOC108081405 gene encoding uncharacterized protein; translated protein: MNYGKPSTTSLTFVTDSEVSETSSSDSGVLFNPSRRLMRSAKVKRKLIALYADHRCLWNECHKDFFNFGHKANIWGAIAAEMKADSPPDFWKHQMHRLRYKVDLERVKEQKAKSMGEDFESKLFYKDQLNFLNHIFSREKVQLAPTSDVSLEKLPSRPKVTIKEKPKCKAKFCEKMASLDVLRNHHCSNLILSHESFKKMQKITSGVEKAKPKTKHV
- the mAcon1 gene encoding probable aconitate hydratase, mitochondrial, giving the protein MAARLMSAQAQVCRLGKHVVADGPVVRQFHASCYTASKVALSKFDSDVFLPYEKLNKRLDVVRGRLNRPLTLSEKVLYSHLDDPANQDIVRGTSYLRLRPDRVAMQDATAQMALLQFISSGLKKVAVPSTVHCDHLIEAQVGGPKDLARAKDLNREVYDFLASTCAKYGLGFWKPGSGIIHQIILENYAFPGLLMIGTDSHTPNGGGLGGLCIGVGGADAVDVMADIPWELKCPKVIGVNLTGKISGWTSPKDVILKVADILTVKGGTGAIIEYHGKGVDSISCTGMATICNMGAEIGATTSLFPFNQRMADYLKSTGRGAIASEAQKYQGKVLSADKNCEYDELIEINLDTLEPHVNGPFTPDLAHPISKLGDNSKKNGYPLDIRVGLIGSCTNSSYEDMGRCASIAKDAMSHGLKSKIPFNVTPGSEQIRATIERDGISEVFDKFGGTVLANACGPCIGQWDRQDVKKGDKNTIVTSYNRNFTGRNDANPATHCFVTSPELVTALSIAGRLDFNPLTDELTGSDGKKFKLKAPFGDELPAKGFDPGQDTYAAPPASGENVKVAVDPKSQRLQLLEPFDKWNGQDLTDLTVLIKVKGKCTTDHISAAGPWLKYRGHLDNISNNMFIGATNYENNEMNNIKNQRNGSWGGVPDVARDYKANGIKWVAVGDDNYGEGSSREHAALEPRHLGGRAIIVKSFARIHETNLKKQGMLPLTFANPADYDKIQPTSKISLLNLKSLAPGKPVECEVKNGDKVEKIKLNHTLNDLQIGWFKAGSALNRMKELAQ